One Miscanthus floridulus cultivar M001 chromosome 11, ASM1932011v1, whole genome shotgun sequence DNA window includes the following coding sequences:
- the LOC136493388 gene encoding 14 kDa proline-rich protein DC2.15-like, producing MASKAVLFVALNLLLFTVANACGSCQTPTPPPPPPPATPPPPSSGKCPLNALKFGVCANVLGLVKGEAGKVPAEPCCNLIKGLVDLEAAVCLCTAIKANVLGIVIDVPIKLSALVNYCGKCVPKGYICA from the coding sequence ATGGCATCCAAGGCCGTCCTCTTCGTGGCTCTCAACCTCCTGTTGTTCACAGTGGCCAACGCCTGCGGCAGCTGCCAGAccccaacgccgccaccgccgccgcctcctgctaCTCCACCCCCTCCATCCAGCGGCAAGTGCCCGCTGAACGCGCTCAAGTTCGGCGTGTGCGCCAATGTGCTCGGCCTCGTCAAAGGCGAGGCTGGTAAGGTGCCTGCTGAGCCATGCTGCAACCTCATCAAAGGCCTTGTAGACCTCGAGGCCGCCGTCTGCCTCTGCACGGCCATCAAGGCCAACGTGCTCGGCATCGTCATCGATGTCCCTATCAAGCTCAGCGCCCTCGTCAACTACTGTGGCAAGTGCGTGCCCAAGGGCTACATCTGTGCGTAA
- the LOC136493389 gene encoding 14 kDa proline-rich protein DC2.15-like — MAGKASSVALFLAVNLAVFAMASASGGDCPTPPTPSTPTPTPASSGKCPRDALKLGVCANILGLIKAKVGVPPTEPCCPLLEGLVDLEAALCLCTAIKGKILGINLNLPIDLSLILNHCGKTVPTGFKCL, encoded by the coding sequence ATGGCAGGCAAGGCCTCCTCGGTCGCGCTGTTCCTGGCCGTGAACCTGGCGGTGTTCGCCATGGCCAGCGCCAGCGGCGGCGACTGCCCCACGCCGCCAACGCCGTCGACGCCGACCCCGACGCCGGCCTCGTCCGGCAAGTGCCCCCGCGACGCGCTCAAGCTGGGCGTGTGCGCCAATATTCTGGGCCTGATCAAGGCCAAGGTGGGCGTGCCGCCCACGGAACCCTGCTGCCCGCTGCTGGAGGGGCtcgtcgacctcgaggccgcacTCTGCCTCTGCACCGCCATCAAGGGCAAAATCCTTGGTATCAACCTCAACCTGCCCATCGACCTCAGCCTCATCCTCAACCACTGCGGCAAGACCGTGCCCACCGGATTCAAGTGCCTCTAA